A stretch of Gallus gallus isolate bGalGal1 chromosome 2, bGalGal1.mat.broiler.GRCg7b, whole genome shotgun sequence DNA encodes these proteins:
- the LOC124417770 gene encoding uncharacterized protein LOC124417770 yields the protein MDVPSNWTCPICGQSREDVTYVTPCKHQLCYGCAIWWANKKPSCAICGHKITTIRYSVRSDDDYLECAVPQPAAHSEDSLQDEQGPAEPVLIPPEHNFPAEVWAAFFKEHPEDLEPLLQWLQEEIQQVSSDDWWEVYVGQCTTVNFLCQHGLDEEALVQALQLITNGDVVPFVRRLISTAAALYGPMIRHELDHQEGRAAGRREDSPAASPSTSTSHREPAVSGPGRSTSPAGPSTEPGQAAGAGPSAQGRDRSCGGPRRPPKRKARSSPQDSSPSPKRRPRRRR from the coding sequence ATGGATGTGCCATCCAACTGGACCTGCCCCATCTGCGGGCAAAGTCGGGAGGATGTCACCTATGTGACCCCCTGCAAACACCAGCTTTGCTACGGCTGTGCCATCTGGTGGGCAAACAAGAAGCCGAGTTGTGCCATATGTGGGCACAAAATAACCACCATCCGATACTCGGTGAGGTCGGACGACGATTATCTCGAGTGTGCTGTCCCACAGCCCGCAGCACACTCTGAGGACAGCCTGCAGGATGAGCAGGGGCCTGCAGAGCCGGTGCTCATCCCACCTGAGCACAACTTCCCCGCCGAGGTCTGGGCTGCCTTCTTCAAGGAACATCCGGAAGACCTCGAGCCCCTGCtccagtggctgcaggaggagatccAGCAGGTGTCCAGCGATGACTGGTGGGAAGTCTATGTGGGACAGTGTACCACCGTGAACTTCCTTTGCCAGCACGGGCTGGACGAGGAGGCCTTGGTGCAGGCGCTGCAGCTGATTACCAACGGTGACGTGGTGCCCTTCGTAAGAAGGctcatcagcactgctgcagccctgtaCGGCCCCATGATCCGCCACGAGCTGGACCACCAGGAAGGCCgtgctgctggaaggagggaggacagccctgcagccagccccagcaccagcacctcCCATCGGGAGCCTGCTGTCTCGGGCCCAGGCCGCTCCACCAGCCCCGCagggcccagcactgagccagggcaggcagcaggagcgGGCCcctctgcccagggcagggaCCGCTCGTGTGGGGGGCCCCGGCGCCCCCCGAAGAGGAAGGCCCGCAGCAGCCCCCAGGACTCCTCCCCGTCCCCCAAAAGGCGGCCCCGGCGGCGGCGCTAG